GGCCCGCACGATCGCGGCCGGCTCCACGACGACCACGTGGTCGTACTCCAGGCCCTTGACCACGGTGGCCGGCACGACCGTGACGCGCGCCGCGGAGTCGACCTCCTCGGGGGTCGCGGCCTCGATCCCG
The sequence above is a segment of the Mycobacteriales bacterium genome. Coding sequences within it:
- a CDS encoding ATP-binding domain-containing protein, which gives rise to GIEAATPEEVDSAARVTVVPATVVKGLEYDHVVVVEPAAIVRAEPRGLRRLYVVLTRAVTTLTVVHAEPLPGPLTERAPAA